A single genomic interval of Gossypium raimondii isolate GPD5lz chromosome 11, ASM2569854v1, whole genome shotgun sequence harbors:
- the LOC105801837 gene encoding protein CHLORORESPIRATORY REDUCTION 42, chloroplastic, producing the protein MAHSLSYTSIFPCSHNNHFLQPGNSTSRIRCESPSANSNKSSRLEIGSPIIVVEAPKMIKTAASVPCLRANSGLVKPGDVGRIVSRKPKDVWAVRLAIGTYLLDGKYFKALEFDE; encoded by the exons ATGGCACACTCACTTTCTTATACTTCAATATTTCCATGCTCTCACAACAACCATTTCTTACAACCTGGCAACTCAACCAGTCGAATAAGGTGTGAATCGCCCTCGGCTAACTCAAACAAAAGCTCGAGGCTAGAAATCGGGTCTCCCATAATTGTGGTTGAAGCACCAAAGATGATAAAGACAGCAGCATCGGTTCCATGTCTCAGAGCTAACTCCGGCCTCGTCAAGCCCGGTGATGTTGGAAG AATTGTTTCCAGAAAACCCAAAGATGTGTGGGCTGTTCGTTTAGCTATTGGCACTTATCTCTTAGATGGCAAGTACTTCAAAGCTTTGGaatttgatgaatga
- the LOC105801832 gene encoding structural maintenance of chromosomes flexible hinge domain-containing protein GMI1, whose amino-acid sequence MDNSDENSIVKWGKMGASLNRLYKQQAIGCKPPFLVPFFGMFGYGGPIASMNLGSCVEVSSKTKQSKKVYKLRLAREALLGNSGSECSWSTDGGIRDPLDEEIKESPHGSFTKVVILNPVVRNLDISKLQCKLKDIYFPYIQCDELSKVGRTITPVEFQVNGLDLTEIQGGEIATTNLHSCNGPEFTLLMRFSLKKEKISTNASGSKAPQIANARLKCIYFPIRQGKENIERILESLDTEGCGVGENFENYSRVSIRRLGRLLPDARWAILPFMDFRQRKGDQSHLLKRCCLRVKCFVETDAGFNPMPSKTDLAHHSPFSIALRNFGNRPQDKEKDVDIEIHRDGKQLTPLQLEREYREWLLLMHHRYDEEIDSGEDPPVLIVNPLNKKALGISSDVIRVHQALKRKELLWKSGQKIKVLKGAYAGCYKNNVYAIIEYFLIEGFEGDSGGEARIICRPLGTENGCELSVKGGTPSLNIQDSLSLPISVIDSGKCIAINDSDWERQLEKHNQKTPSRIDLLNVKQCHWLEIDGAFPTSLTIPAGQTPPEDIVAVFRPSSFEVSKVSNYLDQKDIVKTNLDMLMKVQYRTENHRDAKHINSLRIAPSSFKGFHGLYKFPLGVKLPHLFQKAGAYTFSFSTEHSRCQNYNLTITVVPSEKVGRWQLLGDTRFPSYSVRVGSCFPPLSIACYDIYDNRMSFTSIPNLKITLGMNEYLSVDVVKMKPSLSSDKLAIVIEDVMVETNGLDSIRPNYAATLMIYIQDESTSIPLECQVTPGALHRIEVSSRLPGKQLLPGFILEQFVLEMFDVYGNHVEEGLEVQFQLDGFSIPGLIGSKHKVDNLGRIDLGGLLKVTAGYGKQVSLSILHGDKVTFKQAFQTEKRELRISSIPEHCLAGSTLENISFEVIDSKGDVDGTFHDDEKCGRFHTLVVKSESHQIDDSIRYAFKHGRCNIASLPLPQIEGPLCFKAFHSRYTELYCDVEISLVHAPNVDTDENEVQSSDGKLMLLQNSPFFKNGNVGNLLALVKYDEGLKSELCKHGERVGKLENCLKTLNCWKTDIELYMSELQDSLEPDLVNDLDCLSTKEEITKLIEGRGHSAASTLLCSIAQGHWMDVMQDVVGVVALLGTAGSIKLSRILAEYLGEDQMVAVVCKSYEVARALEQYDHNGEVDSRLGLHAEATALSKSISGRFLVVCLEDIRPYLGGVEVNDPQRKLILPAPRLLSGNYPPGFIGYAVNLVNLEHPHIDYRTESGHGLRETLFYRLFSKVQVYETREEMENARNCITHGAVSLDGGILRKNGILSLGFRNPEIYFPVQITNVSPERKKIMEQIKEKQLELRTTLQGINVASEKLDRARHKFNRKQKQFQKYLDNIDDAINDTVTPSTTPSQCTQRLGTPSKVII is encoded by the exons ATGGACAACAGTGATGAAAACTCTATTGTGAAGTG GGGAAAGATGGGTGCCTCGCTAAACAGGTTATATAAACAACAGGCAATAGGGTGCAAGCCACCATTCTTAGTG CCCTTTTTTGGCATGTTTGGATATGGAGGACCTATTGCATCTATGAATCTAGGGAG CTGTGTTGAAGTCTCTTCCAAGACAAAACAATCCAAGAAAGTTTACAAGTTACGTCTTGCACGAGAGGCTTTACTTGGCAATTCTGGCTCTGAATGTAGTTGGAGT ACTGATGGAGGCATTAGGGATCCTCTTGATGAAGAAATCAAGGAGTCACCCCATGGGAGCTTTACAAAG GTGGTGATATTAAATCCTGTAGTGAGAAACTTGGACATATCTAAGCTCCAATGTAAGCTGAAAGACATATACTTCCCATATATTCAG TGTGATGAGTTGTCCAAGGTTGGCAGGACTATTACACCTGTTGAGTTCCAG GTTAATGGTCTTGATTTAACTGAAATTCAAGGCGGTGAAATTGCAACCACCAACTTGCATTCTTGCAATGGTCCTGAGTTTACTCTATTAATGCGCTTTTCCCTTAAGAAGGAGAAAATTTCAACCAATGCTTCAG GTTCAAAGGCTCCTCAAATAGCAAATGCACGCCtcaaatgtatttattttccTATTCGTCAG GGGAAGGAGAATATTGAGAGGATTTTGGAGAGTTTGGATACTGAAGGATGTGGAGTTGGAGAAAACTTTGAGAATTATAGTCGTGTCTCAATTCGTCGACTTGGTCGTCTACTTCCAGATGCTCGTTGG GCAATACTTCCTTTTATGGATTTCAGGCAGAGAAAGGGAGATCAGTCTCACTTGTTGAAACGATGTTGCTTGAGAGTTAAATGCTTTGTTG AGACTGATGCTGGATTTAATCCAATGCCTTCAAAA ACTGATTTGGCACACCATAGTCCTTTCTCCATTGCTCTAAGGAACTTTGGCAATAGGCCTCAGGACAAAGAAAAAG ATGTTGATATTGAAATTCATAGAGATGGAAAACAGTTAACACCTTTGCAACTGGAAAGGGAGTACCGGGAATGGCTTCTTCTAATGCATCATAGGTATGATGAAGAAATCGACTCTGGTGAGGATCCGCCTGTTCTTATTGTCAATCCCTTGAACAAGAAGGCACTAGGAATATCATCTGACG TTATAAGGGTTCATCAAGCTCTAAAGAGAAAGGAATTATTGTGGAAAAGTGGCCAGAAAATCAAAGTTCTCAAGGGTGCATATGCAGGGTGTTATAAGAACAACGTCTATGCTATAATAGAATATTTCTTGATTGAAGGATTTGAGGGGGATTCTGGTG GAGAAGCTCGGATTATATGCAG GCCACTAGGTACAGAAAATGGTTGTGAACTTTCTGTAAAGGGTGGAACACCCAGTTTAAATATTCAGGATTCATTGTCTCTTCCAATTAGCGTGATTGATTCGGGAAAG TGCATAGCCATTAATGATTCTGATTGGGAGCGTCAACTTGAGAAACACAACCAGAAGACTCCCTCAAGAATTGATCTGCTCAATGTGAAACAATGTCATTGGTTGGAGATCGATGGG GCTTTTCCAACCAGTCTAACGATACCTGCTGGACAAACCCCTCCAGAGGACATTGTTGCTGTTTTTCGCCCGAGTAGTTTCGAGGTTTCTAAGGTTTCAAATTACTTGGATCAGAAGGACATTGTGAAGACTAATTTAGATATGTTAATGAAAGTGCAATATAGAACTGAGAACCATCGAGATGCTAAACATATTAACTCGCTTCGCATAGCACCTTCATCTTTCAAAGGGTTTCATGGCTTATATAAATTTCCACTTGGGGTTAAGCTCCCTCACTTGTTTCAGAAAGCAggtgcatatacattttcattcTCCACT GAACATTCTCGTTGTCAGAATTACAATTTAACAATAACGGTGGTTCCTTCAGAAAAGGTTGGAAGGTGGCAGCTACTGGGTGATACACGGTTTCCATCTTATAGTGTAAG GGTCGGTTCATGTTTTCCACCCCTCTCTATTGCATGCTATGACATATATGACAACCGAATGTCATTTACCTCCATTCCTAACTTAAAGATCACTCTCGGTATGAATGAATATTTGAGTGTTGATGTGGTCAAGATGAAGCCTTCCCTTTCGTCTGATAAGTTGGCCATTGTTATCGAG GATGTCATGGTTGAAACTAATGGGTTAGACTCAATCCGGCCAAATTATGCAGCCACCTTGATGATATATATTCAAGATGAGTCGACATCAATTCCTTTGGAATGTCAAG TTACTCCTGGAGCTTTACACCGTATCGAAGTCAGTTCACGACTTCCTGGAAAGCAATTACTCCCAGGTTTTATACTTGAGCAATTTGTGCTAGAG ATGTTCGATGTTTATGGAAATCATGTTGAAGAAGGATTAGAAGTTCAATTCCAATTGGATGGTTTTAGCATCCCAGGTCTAATAGGCTCAAAGCATAAG GTGGATAACCTTGGACGTATTGACCTTGGGGGCCTACTGAAAGTAACTGCAGGTTATGGAAAACAAG TGTCTCTATCTATTTTACATGGTGATAAAGTAACTTTCAAGCAAGCATTTCAAACCGAGAAAAGGGAGCTACGAATATCAAGT ATACCTGAGCACTGCCTTGCTGGTTCTACACTggaaaatataagttttgaagTTATAGACTCGAAGGGGGATGTTGATGGAACTTTCCATGATGATGAAAAGTGTGGCCGGTTCCATACACTCGTAGTTAAGTCGGAATCACATCAAATAGATGATTCCATTCGCTATGCATTCAAGCATGGCCGCTGCAACATAGCTTCTTTACCCCTTCCTCAAATTGAAGGGCCCCTTTGCTTCAAAGCTTTTCATTCTCGATACACTGAGCTCTATTGCGATGTTGAG ATTTCTCTTGTTCATGCTCCAAATGTTGACACCGATGAGAATGAGGTCCAGTCTTCAGATGGAAAGCTGATGCTCCTGCAGAATTCACCGTTTTTCAAGAATGGCAATGTAGGAAACCTACTGGCCCTAGTGAAATATGACGAG GGACTAAAGAGTGAATTATGCAAACATGGTGAGCGTGttggaaaattggaaaattgtcTGAAGACTCTTAATTGCTGGAAGACGGACATCGAGCTCTATATGTCTGAGTTGCAAG ATTCTCTGGAACCTGATTTAGTGAACGATCTGGACTGTTTGTCCACGAAAGAAGAAATAACAAAGCTAATCGAGGGAAGAGGTCATTCTGCAGCTTCTACTCTTCTCTGCAGTATTGCTCAAGGACATTGGATGGATGTCATGCAAGATGTAGTAGGTGTTGTAGCCCTACTCGGAACAGCTGGCTCCATTAAGCTAAGCAG GATTTTAGCTGAGTACTTGGGTGAAGATCAAATGGTTGCTGTTGTGTGCAAATCCTATGAAGTAGCACGTGCCCTCGAGCAGTATGACCATAACGGAGAAGTTGATTCTCGGCTTGGTCTGCACGCAGAAGCTACTGCACTTAGTAAATCTATAAGTGGCAGATTTCTTGTAGTATGCCTTGAAGATATAAG GCCTTATCTAGGAGGGGTTGAAGTCAATGACCCTCAAAGGAAGCTAATCTTACCGGCTCCTCGGTTACTAAGTGGAAACTACCCTCCAGGTTTTATTGGCTAtgcggttaatttggttaacttAGAGCACCCTCATATAGATTACAGGACCGAATCTGGCCACGGTCTGCGTGAGACTCTGTTCTACAGACTGTTCAGCAAGGTTCAAGTGTATGAAACAAGAGAAGAGATGGAAAATGCTCGTAATTGCATAACACATGGCGCTGTGTCTCTGGACGGAGGGATTCTGAGAAAGAATGGCATTCTATCTCTCGGATTCAG GAACCCCGAAATATATTTCCCTGTTCAGATCACGAACGTCTCtccagaaagaaagaaaatcatgGAACAAATCAAGGAAAAACAATTGGAGCTAAGAACAACTTTGCAAGGCATCAATGTAGCAAGCGAAAAACTTGATCGAGCTCGCCATAAGTTCAACAGGAAACAAAAGCAATTTCAGAAGTACTTGGATAACATCGATGATGCAATCAACGATACCGTAACTCCGAGTACAACCCCATCGCAATGCACCCAACGGCTCGGAACTCCCTCCAAGGTGATTATATAA
- the LOC105801834 gene encoding E3 ubiquitin-protein ligase SINAT5, whose translation MESDSIECVSSIDEIVEDHEIPHHNIQHHPHPRHAPHHQLSSSKPHHNGTNNVNSISNIVGPTAIAPAASVHELLECPVCTNSMYPPIHQCHNGHTLCSTCKIRVHNRCPTCRQELGDIRCLALEKVAESLELPCKYYKLGCPEIFPYYSKLKHEGICIYRPYNCPYAGSECSVVGDIPFLVAHLRDDHKVDMHTGCTFNHRYVKSNPREVENATWMLTVFHCFGQYFCLHFEAFQLGMAPVYMAFIRFMGDETEARNYSYSLEVGANGRKLIWEGTPRSIRDSHRKVRDSHDGLIIQRNMALFFSGGDRKELKLRVTGRIWKEQQNPDANTCIPN comes from the exons ATGGAGTCGGATAGTATCGAGTGCGTGTCATCTATAGATGAAATTGTTGAAGATCATGAGATCCCTCACCATAATATACAGCACCACCCACACCCTCGTCATGCCCCCCATCATCAATTGTCATCGTCAAAGCCTCATCACAACGGCACTAATAATGTTAATAGTATTAGCAATATCGTGGGTCCAACGGCGATTGCTCCGGCTGCTAGTGTCCATGAATTGTTAGAATGTCCTGTTTGTACCAATTCAATGTATCCACCAATTCATCAG TGCCACAATGGACATACACTTTGTTCTACCTGTAAAATACGAGTACACAACCGGTGCCCGACTTGTCGGCAGGAACTCGGTGATATTAGATGTTTAGCATTGGAGAAAGTCGCCGAGTCCCTCGAGTTACCCTGCAAATACTACAAGTTGGGGTGCCCGGAAATATTCCCCTATTACAGCAAACTCAAACACGAGGGGATTTGCATCTACAGACCATACAATTGTCCATATGCTGGTTCGGAGTGTTCCGTTGTTGGGGATATCCCTTTCCTTGTTGCCCATTTGAGGGATGATCATAAGGTCGACATGCACACCGGCTGCACATTTAATCATCGATACGTGAAATCCAACCCTCGGGAAGTCGAAAATGCTACATGGATGTTAACA GTATTCCATTGTTTTGGTCAGTATTTCTGCCTACACTTTGAAGCCTTCCAGTTGGGAATGGCTCCAGTTTACATGGCATTTATCCGTTTCATGGGTGACGAGACGGAAGCTAGGAACTATAGCTACAGCCTTGAAGTCGGAGCAAACGGCCGGAAACTTATATGGGAAGGCACCCCACGTAGCATCCGTGATAGTCACCGGAAAGTCAGGGACAGCCACGATGGTCTAATTATCCAACGAAACATGGCACTTTTCTTCTCCGGTGGGGATAGAAAGGAGCTGAAACTGAGGGTTACTGGACGAATATGGAAGGAACAACAAAATCCAGATGCCAACACGTGCATACCAAACTAA